In a single window of the Centropristis striata isolate RG_2023a ecotype Rhode Island chromosome 18, C.striata_1.0, whole genome shotgun sequence genome:
- the prep gene encoding prolyl endopeptidase, with product MFHRILRVSSKPLVLSLKRLLFSRSPRTLSSRMAFQYPQAYRDDAVMDCYHGTKVADPYSWLEDPDSEKTQAFVTAQNQLTLPYLERCEVRDLFKERMTELYDYPKYSCPFKRGNRYFHFYNTGLQNQSVMYVQESLDAEPTVFLDPNTFSDDGTVALRGYAFSEDGEYLAYGTSASGSDWVEIRFLQVEGAKPLEDHLERVKFSCMSWTHDGKGLFYNSYPKQEGKSDGTETSTNLHQKLNFHVLGTPQSEDVLCAEFPDHPKWMGGAEVSDDGRYVLLSIREGCDPVNRLWYCDLQTTPQGITGLLPWVKLIDNFDAEYEYVTNEGTLFTFKTNLDAPRYRLINIDFASPAQSNWKELIPQHDKDVIVFATCTYSSYLFVCFLHDVKNVLKMYRLSSGEELRTFPLDVGSVVGFTGRKRDSEIFYYFTSFLSPAIIYHCDLTKEPLQPHIFREVTVKGFSPSDYQTTQIFYPSKDGTQIPMFIVHKKGIKLDGSHPGFLYGYGGFNISITPSYSVSRLIFVRHLGGVLAVANIRGGGEYGETWHKAGMLANKQNCFTDFQCAAEYLIKEGYTSPSKLTINGGSNGGLLVAACVNQRPELFGCAVAQVGVMDMLKFHKFTIGHAWTTDFGCCEDKDQFEWLIKYSPLHNIRIPEGNGVQYPAVLLLTGDHDDRVVPLHSLKYIATLQHIVGRSPKQTNPLFILVDTKSGHGAGKPTSKVIQEVADTYAFIARCLNISWVK from the exons ATGTTCCACAGGATCCTCAGGGTCTCTTCTAAACCTCTAGTCCTCTCTCTGAAGCGGCTCCTTTTCTCACGCAGTCCCCGAACACTCTCCTCCAGAATGGCTTTCCAGTATCCGCAGGCTTACCGCGACGACGCAGTG ATGGACTGCTATCATGGCACCAAAGTAGCAGACCCCTACAGCTGGCTGGAGGACCCGGACAGTGAGAAGACACAG GCCTTTGTCACTGCCCAGAACCAGCTGACTTTGCCGTATTTAGAGCGCTGCGAGGTACGGGACCTGTTCAAGGAGCGCATGACTGAGCTGTATGATTATCCCAAGTACAGCTGTCCCTTCAAGAGAGGGAATAG GTACTTTCACTTCTACAACACAGGCCTCCAAAACCAGAGTGTGATGTACGTGCAGGAGAGCCTGGATGCTGAGCCCACAGTCTTCTTGGatccaaacacattttctgatgATGGAACTGTTGCTCTGCGAG GCTACGCCTTCTCTGAGGACGGGGAGTACCTGGCGTACGGCACCAGCGCCAGCGGCTCGGACTGGGTGGAGATCCGCTTCCTGCAGGTTGAAGGCGCCAAACCTCTGGAGGACCACCTGGAGCGGGTCAAGTTCAGCTGCATGTCCTGGACTCACGATGGGAAGGGGCTTTTCTACAACTCCTACCCAAAGCAGGAGGGCAAGAGTGACG GCACTGAGACCTCCACCAACCTGCACCAGAAGCTAAACTTCCATGTTTTGGGGACTCCACAGTCTGAGGACGTGCTGTGTGCTGAATTTCCTGACCACCCCAAATGGATGGGTGGAGCAGAG GTGTCAGATGATGGACGCTACGTGCTGCTGTCCATCAGGGAAGGTTGTGACCCGGTCAACAGACTGTGGTACTGTGACCTGCAGACCACTCCTCAGGGTATCACAG GACTTTTGCCATGGGTGAAGCTGATCGACAACTTCGACGCCGAGTACGAGTACGTGACCAACGAGGGCACGTTGTTCACATTCAAGACCAACCTGGACGCCCCGCGGTACCGCCTCATCAACATCGACTTCGCCTCTCCGGCCCAGAGCAACTGGAAAGAGCTCATCCCTCAACACGACAAAGACGTTATTG TGTTTGCCACCTGCACGTACTCCAGctacctgtttgtgtgtttcctccACGACGTGAAGAATGTGTTGAAAATGTACCGTCTGAGCTCGGGGGAGGAGCTGAGGACCTTCCCTCTGGATGTGGGCTCCGTGGTGGGTTTCACAGGACGGAAGAGGGACTCTGAGATCTTCTACTATTTCACCTCCTTCCTGTCCCCAG CCATCATCTACCACTGCGACCTGACGAAGGAGCCTCTGCAGCCGCACATCTTCAGAGAGGTCACGGTCAAAGGCTTCAGCCCTTCAGACTACCAGACCACCCAG ATCTTCTATCCCTCCAAGGATGGCACTCAAATCCCCATGTTTATCGTTCACAAGAAGGGCATCAAATTGGATGGCTCCCATCCAGGTTTTCTATACGGCTACGGCGGTTTCAACATCTCCATCACGCCGAGCTACAGCGTCTCCAGACTCATCTTCGTCAGACACCTGGGGGGCGTGCTCGCTGTCGCCAACatccgaggaggaggagagtacGGGGAGACCTGGCACAAAG CTGGCATGCTGGCCAACAAGCAGAACTGCTTCACAGACTTCCAGTGTGCAGCTGAATATCTCATCAAAGAGGGATACACTTCTCCTTCCAAGCTGACTATAAACGGAGGCTCCAACGGAGGCCTTCTCGTAG CCGCCTGCGTCAACCAGCGGCCCGAGCTGTTCGGCTGCGCTGTGGCTCAGGTCGGCGTCATGGACATGCTGAAGTTCCACAAGTTCACCATCGGACACGCCTGGACCACCGACTTCGGCTGCTGCGAAGACAAAGACCAGTTTGAGTGGCTCATCAA ATACTCCCCGCTCCACAACATCCGCATCCCAGAAGGCAACGGGGTCCAGTACCCGGCGGTGCTCCTCCTGACCGGTGACCATGACGACCGGGTGGTGCCGCTCCACTCGCTCAAATACATCGCCACGCTGCAGCACATCGTGGGCCGCAGCCCCAAGCAGACAAACCCTCTGTTCATCCTCGTGGACACAAAGTCGGGCCACGGCGCCGGAAAGCCCACCAGCAAGGTCATCCAGGAGGTGGCCGACACCTACGCCTTCATCGCTCGCTGTCTCAACATCTCCTGGGTCAAATAA